aagttatctcctccgccgcagtctgatgacgtcagttctctgccatggtggtatctcttgcaaatggcgacagttcgtttccctttgccgggtgaccaatgcaacgggtgggtccttactgtctctcccaagccccgtttcacacctgtggccactacctatgaaggctcggttggcatttacctccgtaggatcagaagggctgaccggttgtttcagccggatggattagtgctgagtcacagctgtttgtctgcgggaagcaggcgaacgggagcttgaattcagccgatccaggttcagtgtgtgttctgagaggcccagactgctcgttccagatccacgtcagctcagcattgcctagtgatcctcagcaaacagaattaggctgtttacgactccctatgcctgcacagctgaagaggtcagagacttgatctctccgcgcccgccgccatgttgagCTATTATCTATAATCCAGTATTTATAGTAAAGAATTAACATCATCATGCTACAGAAATACCTGCccacccatgtttatagtagcatgattcacagtagccaaactatggaaccagcttaggtgtCCATCAAAAGATTAATTGATTAATAAAAtggaacacacatgcacacatacacacaaacatgtaTTTAgacataaggaagaatgaaattatgtcatttgctggaaagtGGATGGAAATTGAGAATATtacattaagagaaataaaccaaatcCAGAAAGTCAAGGAAACtagagaataaaaaggaaaagaaaggtgggaggatctcataaaaatcaaagggagatcagtagataAGAGAAAAGGGACGAGAAGGAGataggagaggagggaaagaagaaatactggggaatgatagtggccaaattaaattgttttcttctttgcatgTATAGGTAATGAATCCCagcacaactataatgcactgataaaaaatatgaagcaaaaggaaaagaataccTTTTAAATCACCAAATTATAAATCCTTAACACATGGAATTGTGGGAAATAATTTGAGTCTGTCATCTCATTTGATACTTGAGTGATAGGtctaatgcttttaaaataaatatgtgtgtacatcatatataatatgtatgatAAATTTTGTGTATACATAATACACATGCTAACAGTGTTTCTATGCTGTTATAAATGCTAAACTTCTGGCTTTACTTGCACATTTCAAGTAGAACATAATTTAGATACAATTTTTTATCAATTGTGTtgcatttctttataaaatgttagAAAGAGTATATTGGATATAGTCTTATGATGTGATAATATGCAGTCTAGAgtcctaaagggaaaaaaaaaaacctccatgGAGAAACTGGGTAGTAACTCTATTTGAGGAAAGTATGGTTAAAATGGTTAAATACTTAAGAAAGGAAAACATTCCGAAGATCTCACAGTTTCACGTCAGTTCTGCTCTTTTTGCTCTAGTTTATCTACTTTCTAGTGGcaatttcataaattatttttgaataatttgtTACAAGGCAATTTATTATATTCAAAAGAACCTTCATGAAAAGATGTGCTTCATCTTCTATTTCACTCAAAATAacgtttttttcccctttctcatttaaattttcagCTTCATACAGTCATCACGCTTGACTTCATGTTACCTCTTGAAGTGCTTTATGATCACATAATTGGGAACAAGGAGGAACTAAATGCACCTAAGCAGAAATGGCTGCTGCTCACCAGCTACCTAATTATTGTCAGGAAAGCTAAAAATGTAGAATGTCTGTCAACTTTCAAAGCAGCACACATGGAGAGCAGCGGTGGGGAAGATGGAAATCGCAGCTGGAGGTAATGATTACTCTGAATGTCTTGCTACAGCAAACATAGCATTTGGCAATTCATGAACATTCCTTTTAAATGTTCAGAACTCTTTGCAAAACAAACCATACATTAACTAAAACACCGATGACTGAACTGCCTACACACAAAGCCAAACATAATTTGGGGGAAGGTTATTTCTATGcaatttcagaaagaaagaaccaTGAATCTTTTCCTTCAGAAACTGACTTGGATGACAAGGAAGTTTGAGATTAAATAATACAGAGAATTTTGCTTCTCTGACATCTAATATGCAGAGCCATGCCCCATAATTCtggtttgttatttttaaaaatttaaggacAATGTCTATCCAAGTGATTCTTAAAGTGTGGCTATCCATTGCTAAATCATCCATAGTACATGAGCTTTACtttctagcatttttttaaaatgaatagaacaaattatgttccatgcttttataattatgtgaaaatacattctattgtcatgtgtaactaaaaagaacaaatagaatgcattctatacaaaataaaaaaattaatcatattaTTCCCTTGATTAAAATCATTTAAACTCTACTCTTAGCTTTCAGAGTAAAATCCAAACATCtcacttaaaataaatgaatcactCCCTGGGTTTTCTCCCCAGCACATGGCACCCAGATCCATTCTTTAAAATTCCCTCTGGGATATTAAGCCCCTCTTTCGGGAGGAGTAATGAACTCTCTGACCCCTTTGGCATGGAGGGAAGTGTTCTCACATTGGTCCCTGACCACATGCTCCTTGTCTGTCCAGTGGCCACCCTGAGCTGCTGTTCCCTGTAGTGTTGGACGTCCCATTGTTTCCCTGGAACAGAGAGAGGCGATCTAGCAGTAACTGAAGGATACAGATGTACAGATGGACAAACAccaatatttgtttgtttgtttgttaattatGACCCTTGGGAAGTACTcaacaaaatctttttaaaatggatgaattaataacctttcccccccccaaaaaaaatatcaCCATGCAACACTGCTGGGTTTCATTGAAGAAGTATTGTGAAGTTTTGGCCTTTGTTCTTTTGCCAGCCTCTTTCCAAGAATAGTACTAGGGCCTCGTTGCCCGAGAAATGGGGTTCCATTGCAAAGCCCTCTACCATTGTAGCCAAAATCTGCATTGTTGGATAAAAACTGCTTTTGTGTCCCAGAGGAAAGATTATCTGCAAAAAGGGCTGAAGGTGATAGTTTCATTGAGATCATCGCCATTCTCCTTGGGTTATTAACTAGtcgtatttttctttttcctcacagaAACAATTTTGTAACAAtagatatcattttttaaaatgttcattttaattgttTGCAATCCTGGTAATATTGTTAAGAAAATGAGAGTAGAGGAGaataaaagaacaataatttTCATTGAGTATCTCTGTATTTAAAACAGTTATCCCTGGCAGACACAGAGGTCTCcatccaagaaaaataaataacatgataaAAAGTGACTTTTACAGATTCTCAAGCTGAGGACTGATAGAGTTGGGATTGGAAGTCAGGAGTCTCTTACTCTAACCAGCCTTTTTTCATGATTCAGCACTTCTCTAAAATCCTGAAGGAGTGAGAAAATCGGAAGTCATTCAGTGAATGTGCCTTTGCACAGAATCTATGGGAAATATGGAAGACGGTTTTTGAAGAATGGATATTTGAGGGACTTAAAAGGGGAGGGTTGGTGCTTTCCCGTTGGTTGCAAACTGAGAAGTTATGAATATTGTTCTGGTCAGAATACATATATAagattttgggggctgggattgtggctcaggggtaaagcgctcgcctagcatgagacctgggttcgattctcagcaccacataaaaataaaggcattgtgttgtgtccatctacaaaaaagattttttctctctctctctctctctctctctctctctctctctctctctctctcaaaaagattCTGGAAATCATCTGAAGTTAATATTCTGCATGTATTCTAAGGATATTATTTCCTTGAGATACAAGTACATGTTATAAGTTGCACAGTCAAATGTGTTTGGGAAGCATAGAGTTAAACACAGTTAACAGAGGATAAACTTAAACATGCTAATGTACCCTTTGAAGCTGCAAGGGGTAGGAAGCAATGTTTACCAGAATTCTTTGACCCTGGACCCTTGAAACTGAAAGAATCACTGAAGATATTAGTGTCTTCCAAAGTCAACAGTACTTTAGTCACACATTCAAAACATTATACTCTCAACAAAGAGGTGGTTATCCCTTAGAAATACCATGACCTCTTTTCCCACCAGTCAATTTACGGATGAACATTTTTATGTACAAATATTGAATGTTGCAGGACTTGTTCTAAATAGCTTTTTGTAATTTCCTGACTAATGATGACAAAGTCCACCTTCCCCTCGGCTTTCTGAGTGTTGAGTCTTTTCTACTGACCATaggcagaggtttaagattggaATTAACCTATGGAAGAGTTCTGATTCTGATTCATCAGGAACTGGAATGTGAGTTCTCTATTCTCCACTACCCTTTGCCCTCTGTAATACAAGTCTTAAAAATGGCAGCATCTTTTACAAAATTCTGACAAtagcatcattattattttttttaacaccaCCACTCATGAAGAGCTAGAATCTACAGAACCTACCTTGAGAAATGCCTCCAGATTCCAACAATACTGCTTTATTCAGATGACAAACACATGGCCCAAACTATGAGTTATTTGTTCAAAGTAAACAGTGTCTTTCTGCTGAGAAGTAGTTGTCACTTTGAAGGGAGGACTCTGGATTTgtttaaaatcacacacacaaaagttaatCTCATGACTTAAGGAGAAAGTGAGTCTACCACTCAAAGGCCGAAGCCGTTTACATTGATGGGCTACATATACTCCAACTGAAATTTACCCAAATAtgagtttctaagctggaaaaagaaagacatgTCTCTGTAGGGATctgggaagaatttttttttccttacaggtCTCCAAAAGTTCTACCATATAtaatgtaatgcaaaaaaaaaatcaggttgatTGTATATTGAAAAGGTTCATGAAGAAATGTGAAGTGAGCACTGTCCCAGACTTTGGAAGAATCTGTTTGTGGGTTGGTCACAGGTCCCTGCAGATCTGCAAGGGAAGGCTTCATTTCCAGCACCATGTCCACTAGTCACACTGCTTTCTTGAACTTTCCTCTTACTGACTGAGGGGGTATTACAATCACAATCAGGGGAAGAGGTTAAATTGATTTTCTTCTGTGGATTGAAAATACACACACTTTTGCATTCTAtcagcatcttttaaaaatttttcttgtgCAGTAGAGTTATGAAATATCCTGCaagctaaagattttttttttgataattcacaactgaagatttctttcttttagaaaatagGACAGTACTGAGATGAGAAGGAAGTCAGTGAATTTTGGTGCGGTTGGTTTTCATGAAATACTTAGGATTGTTTATATGTAGAGATttatagagcaaaattttcagaaaatggcATTTTTATTCAGGTACTatttaaatcagttttttttttcattgctgtaaccaaaaagcctgacaagaataattagaagaggaaaaatttatgtggaggttcatggtttcagagttctcagttcatagacagctggctccttTCCTCACAGCCTGAGATGAAGAAGATCACCATGGCTGAAGGGTGTGGTAGAAGAAAGCACCTCCAGATctggaaccaggaagcagagagagagagagcttccctcaccatggacaaaatataagccccaagGGCATGTCCCTATCTATGgtcctcccccagccacaccctacctgcctacagttacccccCAGTGAATCCCTATGACtgaattaatacactgattaggtgaaggctctcataacccagacATTGCACCCCTGAACTTGCtttcattgtcttacacatgagctttggggggacacttaaTTTCAAAACCAAAAACAGGGACAATTTTGATGCCACAACTCTTCCTCCAGTTTGAGCAGTGATGGATGGTCAGTATGGGTGCAGCTTCCCCAAGGATGGGCATAGTCCTCAATCAATTGGAACTTGAGGTTGCCCACCTGCTACCTCCCTTTGCTGGCTGATTATTTATTGCCATTACCTTCTCCCACTGTCAATTTCTTCTGCAGCTGAGCATTGTCAACATTGAGCTCTGAGGCAGAGCTACCAACTGAATCTACGCAGCAGTTCTGGTGCTGTGGTGGGGCCTCTGGGGGCAGAGGTTACTTCTCTAATCTGGGTGCTTACTGCAGGCTGTGCTGAGCCATCCCTCCAGGActgctgcccctcccccagggcctACCCTGGCACCCCCAGCCAAAGCTTTCTCTCTTGTGCTGCTAACATCGCAGTTTCCTAGTGCCTCCTTTTTACTATTCCCTATTCACGATCCTCTTTATCTCATGTGTTGCTCattcttaatccatttattgattttgaggCAGAGGGAGTGCCctgcttatttcttttcttttcttttccaaattgatACAGGTTCTTGTAAATTGGCCCAGGcgggcctccaacttgcaatcttctctcctcaaccttctgagtagcCGAGGTTCACAGGAGCATGCCCCTGCCCATAGCTAGATAATGTTTACTGAGAAGTTGTTATGTTCTGTAGGACTGTTTCAGGCTAagcaattttagagaaaaagcaaaacaaatttttGACCCCACTGGATAATGGTGAATGCCTGGGCTTCAGATCATCCACAGCCACCATCGACATTTACTCTTGGCTCTGATCATtagaaggtgatttttttttttttggcttcctaTGCCAGATGTTAAACCTCCATAAACAGAAAGAGTTCTTTGTACATGATCAAGGCCTCTGGTATAGCAATTCTGTACTCTTTCGTGTctgtaaaaaaaatcaacactaaaaGGTTACTCACGGACATATCTTACAGAACAAATCTCATTTCATGAAGCCCTTTAGTTTTTCTAACCTGCCATATTCAGAAACTGAAAATCTTGATTTCTGCACCAAAATAACTCATGCCGTTCAGCTTATTTCTATGAGCCATGCTTCATTAGTAGAGTGTTGTAAAATATCTCAGGGAAATGCTTGGCAAAATGAGCTGAACATTACCTTAAAATGTGAATTATGTTTTACAAATTAGTACATGACAGAGTCTGCCTAGATTTCTATAGATGCACAGCACTAACACCAGTAGGAGATGTAaactttagaaatatatttactaGAGGAAAAACATCGATAGGTTTGACATTTCAGTTTTTAGGGTTATATCAATTCAGTATCTATTATAGGACTAATGAGTTAATTTGAGGaaatactttaaatcattatATGTCTAAATGACTAAAAGTCTTGGCTATCAGTCACAGGAACCAACAGGTTACAATGTCCTATTTGGAGAATCAGCTAAGATGTTTATGCATTAATCAACGGAGATGCAATTGATACTCATATTCCTTTGGTGCACTGTTCCTTTAGGGTGAATCTGAAAGTTGATGATCATGATTTTCAAGTGGGTCTTAAGACCCACTTGTTTTCTGCCAATTTTAATTCTTATCACTGAAAAACTCCTTCCCACTCCATCCCCTACTTCTGGATTTTTAAAGGATTATATTTCACTCAGATTTTTATAATGAATAGATCTTAATTATCTAATCATGAGTTTTGACAAGTCTAGTCACTATCCCAACCAAGATGTAGAGCATTTCCATTGCTCCAGAAAGTTGTTTCCTTGACTTCTAGTTGAGGTTCCTGTTCCATGGAAATGCACAGGAGTGATTTTCATGtggataaattatttatttttgtctgtgttGAACTGTATTTAATGGAATctaaaattctacatttttttttataccagaggTACTTgacctctaagccacatccccagcccttctatattttacttaaagacagggtctcactaagttgcttagggcctcactaaattgctgagggtgtcttccaacctgtgatcctcctgccccagcctccctgagctgctgggattacagacctgcaccaccacaccccgcTACAAACTTTGCACCTCTCACCCTTTCTTTTGTCTAGATCTTTTTTTCTATGAGGAATCATAGAAAATTTATAAGGTTCAAGTACACTGTTGTGTGTAtcagtgttttcttttcattgcaaTAAAACATTCCATTGAATACATAAACCACAATATATTTACCCACCCTGCTGTTCGTGAAATTTTGGGTTGTCTCCAGTTTGGAGCTTTTATCATTTaacactgctatgaacattcttttACAAATCTTTGGGTGTAAATACCTTAGGATCAGAATTGTAGGGGTATACGTTAATTACATGTTCAACATTCTAAGAAAGttataattttccaaattgttttaatCATATTTCACTGACATTTGAATACACAGGAATTTCACCAACTTCACATCTTTGTCAATATTTGGTGTTCGGGATGTAAAATGGTTTATCATCCTGAACTCAATTTCCATTTTCCCAAAGGTTAATgatgttcaacatcttttttaaatgtttaaggtttagatattttatttagcaGTGTCTGAGTCTTTCACCTACTTTGAAACTGTTTTcgtttttattaaattatgtgtCTTGATTGTATTCAGGGTACAAATATTTTGTTAGACATTCCTACtgagaatattttcacatttcgCTTTGTGGACTTTGATAAACAGAAGTTTCCTATTGGATACAGTCCAGATCTTACCTATTTATCCTGTTTCGTTTGATCTCTCACTTTCCATTTGTCCTCTGGATCCTCACTATTCCTAGTATTTGCCTATCTCAAGATTATAAAAATACACCATTTTCCTCTGAACGCTTCATGATTTTAGCTTTTATATTGCTTATCGTGTCAGTGAGCGCAGAACACATATCATGGATGATGGGGCACTGGGAGAGTTTTGACCCTTGATACAGATATCTACTTTTTCCACCATCAaatctgaaataataaaaataaaaattaagaaaaactttgATTCTTCCTTTGAATTTCTATGGAATCCTCATTTTGAATATCAATTGATCATACAAATGAAAAGTCATCATTGAGCTCTTTTCCTTTATTACTccctgtttttaaatgtttttttttttttctttttctttttcttcttatatttacttactaagttttttttttttttgtagtagtagtagtagtagggattaaacctagaggtgctctattactgagccacatccccaatctttttaatgttttaattatgtGTCTTTATtgtatgtttcattttgagacagggtctcactaagttgctaagagtgtcctcaaatttgagatccttcagcctcagcctctgcagtcacagggattacaggatGCCCCATGAGGCCTGGCTATTAGGGTTTTGTAGAACTCAAATAGGGTagtaaggaattttttttttttttagtttgagacaggttctcatgaagttgcttagggccttgctaagttgccaaggcttgTTTTGAACTTAcagtcatcctgcctcagcctcctgagccaatatGCCTACCATATTATagatttaaacaacaacaaaaactaaaacttggaattcttttttttagtcGCATTATGTCTAGAGACCAATTTGTGGAGAATTACATCTTCATGATTTTTATTCCTCTGATTCATGAACATGATAGAACTCGCCattcaagtattttaaaatatgtctcagtagtgtttgtttgtttctgttttcatttttttttttttttttggtaatggggattgaacccaggggtgattaatcactgagccatattcccagaccttttgtattttttttttgagacaggatttattttttacaatatgGTGCTTTcctattctatccatttacttgcaaattacataatttcattcttctttgtggttaCATAAATTTACactgtgtatgtatgccacattttctttatccattcctctgttgacagacacctggGCTCATCCCATCAGTTGTCttttgtgagttgtgctgctgtaaacataggTATACATGTATCTCCATTAGTAAGCTGATattaattcttttgggtatatacctgagagtgggatagctgggtcatatggtggttccattcctggtcttttgaggaatctccatacttattTCCACAGGAGTA
This window of the Ictidomys tridecemlineatus isolate mIctTri1 chromosome 3, mIctTri1.hap1, whole genome shotgun sequence genome carries:
- the LOC144376279 gene encoding uncharacterized protein LOC144376279 isoform X1, producing MNLENSSRLQQSWRSNSREVNSIVSWLERCPLHTVITLDFMLPLEVLYDHIIGNKEELNAPKQKWLLLTSYLIIVRKAKNVECLSTFKAAHMESSGGEDGNRSWSTSLKS
- the LOC144376279 gene encoding uncharacterized protein LOC144376279 isoform X2, translated to MNLENSSRLQLHTVITLDFMLPLEVLYDHIIGNKEELNAPKQKWLLLTSYLIIVRKAKNVECLSTFKAAHMESSGGEDGNRSWSTSLKS